A stretch of the Janthinobacterium sp. B9-8 genome encodes the following:
- a CDS encoding phosphocholine-specific phospholipase C — MKAINRRNFLSLAAKTAGGATALSLIPPSIMKALAIPANSQTGTINDVEHVVILMQENRSFDHYFGTLHGVRGFGDKLPIPLPSGKSVWHQKDGTGKEMPPYHMDTRLTSAQRVPGTPHLMPDAQSAWAGGRMDEWPKFKTQYSMGYYRQEDMPFQFALANAFTICDSYHCSFHGGTNPNRLHLWTGMVDPTGKNGGPVINNDGESKTSPAEYSWTTYPERLEEAGVSWRIYQDANDNFGDNSLEGFANFRRAKPDSSLWRNGMSTWTMAQFATHAAGGTLPQVSWLVAPAKYSEHPGPSSPIQGAEYTQQVLNALTANPDTWSKTVLLVMFDENDGFFDHVPPPATPAKNADGSFAGKSTVDTQLDYHTNGQIYGLGPRVPMYVISPWSKGGWVNSEVFDHTSVIKFLENRFGVFEPNISPWRRAVCGDLMSAFNFAAPNDTTVPPMPSTSQADTIVLNQSKLPKPTAPLIPTLPRQNQGTRPSRALPYELHTSGRSEAANGKMWLIFSNTGKATGVFHVYDQRHLDRGPRRYTVEPGKLLSDDWNTTGDQGLYDLWVLGPNGFHRHFKGNTNSQESNPEIRVCYDYVNGDVYLQLQNTGSKDAALTITANDYRTDGPWPVTIAPSANAEHSWPLYESGHWYDFSVTGSNGFVRRFAGRVETGRHSISDPTNAGTMMRYRKRAS, encoded by the coding sequence ATGAAAGCAATCAATCGCAGAAATTTCTTAAGCCTTGCGGCAAAAACAGCGGGTGGCGCAACGGCACTCTCCTTGATCCCGCCCAGTATTATGAAAGCACTGGCTATCCCGGCGAATTCCCAAACCGGCACGATCAACGATGTAGAGCATGTGGTCATCCTCATGCAGGAAAACCGCAGCTTTGATCATTACTTTGGCACTTTGCATGGCGTGCGTGGCTTTGGCGATAAGCTGCCTATTCCATTGCCTAGCGGTAAATCGGTTTGGCACCAAAAAGACGGCACGGGCAAAGAAATGCCGCCCTACCATATGGATACACGCCTCACCAGCGCCCAACGCGTGCCCGGCACGCCACATTTAATGCCCGATGCGCAAAGTGCTTGGGCTGGTGGGCGTATGGATGAATGGCCAAAATTTAAAACCCAATATTCGATGGGCTATTACCGCCAGGAAGACATGCCTTTTCAATTTGCACTGGCCAATGCCTTTACCATTTGCGATAGCTACCACTGCTCGTTTCATGGCGGCACCAATCCTAACCGTCTACACCTCTGGACCGGCATGGTTGATCCCACCGGAAAAAACGGCGGCCCCGTCATCAATAATGACGGAGAAAGCAAAACCTCCCCGGCAGAATACTCATGGACCACATATCCGGAACGCCTTGAAGAGGCCGGTGTCAGCTGGCGTATTTATCAAGATGCCAACGATAATTTTGGCGACAACTCACTGGAAGGCTTTGCCAACTTCCGCCGCGCCAAGCCAGACAGCAGCCTGTGGCGTAATGGCATGTCTACTTGGACAATGGCGCAATTTGCCACCCATGCCGCAGGTGGCACCCTGCCACAAGTGTCCTGGCTAGTCGCTCCTGCTAAATACTCCGAACACCCCGGCCCATCCAGCCCGATTCAAGGTGCGGAATACACGCAACAAGTGCTCAACGCACTCACGGCTAATCCAGATACTTGGAGCAAAACAGTATTGCTGGTGATGTTTGATGAAAACGATGGCTTTTTTGATCATGTACCGCCCCCTGCCACCCCTGCTAAAAATGCTGACGGCAGCTTTGCAGGCAAATCAACCGTCGACACCCAGCTTGATTACCATACCAACGGCCAGATTTACGGCCTGGGCCCACGCGTGCCGATGTATGTAATTTCACCTTGGAGCAAGGGTGGCTGGGTGAATTCGGAAGTATTCGATCACACCTCGGTGATTAAATTTCTGGAAAACCGCTTTGGTGTATTCGAGCCCAATATCAGCCCATGGCGACGTGCTGTGTGTGGTGATTTAATGTCGGCATTTAACTTTGCCGCGCCCAATGACACCACCGTGCCGCCCATGCCCAGCACCAGCCAGGCCGATACAATTGTGCTCAACCAAAGTAAGCTCCCCAAGCCCACCGCACCACTTATTCCAACCTTGCCACGACAAAACCAAGGCACGCGGCCATCCCGCGCCCTGCCATATGAATTACACACCAGTGGCCGCAGCGAAGCGGCCAACGGCAAGATGTGGTTAATTTTTAGTAACACGGGCAAAGCGACGGGCGTGTTTCATGTCTACGATCAGCGGCATCTCGATCGTGGCCCGCGCCGCTATACCGTCGAGCCTGGCAAGCTGTTATCAGATGATTGGAATACCACCGGCGATCAAGGCTTATACGATTTATGGGTGCTGGGGCCCAACGGCTTTCATCGCCACTTTAAAGGCAATACCAACAGCCAGGAAAGCAATCCGGAAATCCGTGTTTGCTACGACTACGTGAATGGCGATGTTTACTTGCAGCTGCAAAACACCGGCAGCAAGGATGCAGCACTCACCATCACCGCCAACGACTACCGTACCGACGGCCCCTGGCCAGTCACCATCGCGCCTAGCGCAAATGCAGAACACTCATGGCCTTTATACGAAAGTGGCCATTGGTACGACTTTAGCGTAACGGGCAGCAATGGCTTTGTACGCCGCTTTGCCGGGCGGGTAGAGACCGGAAGACACTCGATCAGCGACCCGACCAATGCAGGAACAATGATGAGGTATAGAAAACGAGCCAGTTAA